A segment of the Trifolium pratense cultivar HEN17-A07 linkage group LG7, ARS_RC_1.1, whole genome shotgun sequence genome:
CATCTGACTGAGCACCATATTTAGCCAACCAACCAGCACATGCAGCCGTCCGATTTAAAATCAATGTTCCTATACAATAAAAATTTGTTACTGTGTTGTTTCTTTCCTTCACACAATCCACATGTTACATACTCAACCATATTCCAACCTACCGTGAATACTTAAAATATTATTCCttccggtcactattataaacaaaaaaaattactttttagaataaatcaataaaatggtttttttttcttataacaaTGAACAGAGGGAGTATCATCTTGCCACACATCAATTTTGGTAATAAAGTGTTGTTAACAAATGTTGGGAATAAAGTGAAAAGACCTCGAATGCCATAAGAAATTAAGAATAAGATGCAAACAACAGCGAGTGAGGTTGAGTGACACATTCAATTCCATTTACACCCTTGATCGCCAAATTCATCTTTCTATGCCTGGTGATTATTCTAACAATTCTCTCCcttatatcttttatttttctgataATGCACTTACTAATTTGATTTCACATTACTTTCTGTACGTAATTTCAAAACTGTTTAGTTTCTCTTAAATGTGTGTCTGGTGTTCGACACGACACCTTCACGTGTAATTACACTCGATTACTACTATTTTCtgaaattattatcggtgtcaatGTTGTGTCTGGTATGTCTTTGACAATGCTTCGTACTTCGTAGAGATAAACATATTATGAATTAATGATGATTAATTATTAGATGGATGCCTCAAACAATGCGGGGAAAACCCTTGAAGCACAAGCCAAAGCCTTTTTTGACTCTGCTCCACCTTTGCACAACAGTCATAAAATATCTCAAGATTTGAATCATTTCATTCAACATAATTCTTCATCATTAGGTAACTTAGATTCAATTAtagtatattaattttatgttgCTTTATGGTTCCGTTGTAAATGACGCGTTGTGGTTTTTGGAACATCAGAAAATGGGGAAGCTAGGAGAATTGTTTGTGTGACTTCTGGTGGTACCACTGCTCCATTGGAGCAACGGTGCGTTCGATATGTTGATAATTTCAGTTCCGGTCATCGAGGGGCCACATCTACCGAGTATGATGcagttgttttgattttgttgaaataaaaatgtaaatattcATTTCTATATTCTCTTGAGAAGAATGAGTTATGGTTATTTTGCAGGTACTTTCTGAAAGCTGGATATGCTGTTATCTTTTTGCACCGTAGGTACACTTCTGATCCTGCAATTAATCTTTCTCGTGTTTGATGTGTTGATTTACCAATGAATAATTATACAGGGGAAGTTTCCAGCCATTTTGCAGATCCCTTCCTGATGATCCCTTACTTGAATGCTTCGAGCCAACCAACGACTTAAATATTCAAGGTTTTCAGTTTCTGTGTTGTTCTCTTCTCATGCAACAATAAGATAAATAGGCTATTACATATAATCATATGAACAATCTTTCACATTAGAGACAACATATCTTGATAGACTAATAATAATTGACAAtgcttgttattattattgttgtatgGTATGATGATATTAAGTGTCTGTGAGCAAATATTGTTCTACATCAACCTTACTACTCTTTATTATGATCCCTCAAAGATTTTTACTGCATTGCCTATTTTGTGACTTACTTCATTTCAGCCGTGTATAATTTTGctgaaatatgtttttaatttcagTTCGCGGGGCTTATTCTGAAGCAGTGAAAAGGGCTTATTTGTATCACCATAATGTATGATCTGTATATTGGATTTTGCATTGTacatatttatcttcttttttgtttctgtAAATTCATTTTGTCTCATTAACGCTAGCttattcatatgtaattatagCCTCATTTGAGCTTTCGTTCCACTGCAGGCAGTGACAGACTGTCTCTTGTTAAAACTTCCTTTCAGCACTATATTTGAGTATCTTCAGGTTAGCATCGTCGATGTTTGTGAATTGCAAGTCTTGTTTCATGCATAGTCGATGTTTGTTAATTGTAACTCTTGTTTGATGCAACAGATAATGACATTTAAATCTCCTATATAGTTTAAATAATAGATTTTCTTGCTCTAATTAGATAGTGCTAATTGCCTTTTGTTTTGCAGATGCTGCAGATGATTGCAATATCAATGAGGTGTGTTGGTCCACGAGCAATGTTTTATCTTGCTGCTGCAGTATCTGACTATTATGTTCCTTGGAAGGATATGGTAATATGTTAGTTCTTAATTCCATGAAAGTATTGATGCCATATATATGACTTTAATCTTGATTAAAATGATTATGTAATTGATTAAGGAACAATAGATTTATCAGTTGAACAATTTTTCAGTATTACTTATATCAGAGGTGGAATATTTATTTACAGAATTTGCCCTTAGTTTCTTGTGTAAGCAAAGAGAATCTCACATAAGTTTACGAATCTCGCTTCTACTTCCGTAAGCATGAGGGTTATGAATGGTGACTTTTAAGACTTGCTTAAGGTTTCATGTTAATCTTGCAGGTGGAGCACAAAATTCAGTCAGGATCTCACCTCTTGGATGTGAAACTTGTTCAAGTGCCGAAAATGTTGTCGGTGCTTAGGAAAGACTGGGCTCCTCTGGCGTTCTGCATATCTTTCAAGGTATTGATGATATTTGATACTAAGGTGCAAAAACcgatttctttttgtttttaaaactaaaatattctATCCTCCTTGGCTGACGCCTGACAGCTAGAGACAGATTCAAGCATTCTTCTAAATAAGGCGAATGCAGCTCTCGACAAGTACAATATGCATGCAGTTATTGCAAATGAACTCTTAACACGCAAGGAGCAAGTGGTGGTCGTCACTAGTGCTGAAAAGATTACCGTTCTGCGAGACAATAGTGAGTATGCTAATGATGTAGAGGATCCCCTGATTAAACTTCTTTCGGAGAGACATACTGCTTACATTGAGGATTCTGGTAGGTAAGTCTATGGAGTGACTTTGGCTTTGACATTTGCTTTCTTCTCCTTGTTTCAAATTTGGTACACTACAATTTTTGTTGCATTTACCATGCTGATTCTTTTTAAGTATTGTTTAAAGATATGATAGATGGAATAAGAAATATAGTTCAGGTCTTCATTTGTGTTGAAGTTATTGTTTAATTTCTTAATatatttaagttttatgttaacAATTATAATTTCAGATGACAATTCACA
Coding sequences within it:
- the LOC123896930 gene encoding phosphopantothenate--cysteine ligase 2-like, which encodes MDASNNAGKTLEAQAKAFFDSAPPLHNSHKISQDLNHFIQHNSSSLENGEARRIVCVTSGGTTAPLEQRCVRYVDNFSSGHRGATSTEYFLKAGYAVIFLHRRGSFQPFCRSLPDDPLLECFEPTNDLNIQVRGAYSEAVKRAYLYHHNAVTDCLLLKLPFSTIFEYLQMLQMIAISMRCVGPRAMFYLAAAVSDYYVPWKDMVEHKIQSGSHLLDVKLVQVPKMLSVLRKDWAPLAFCISFKLETDSSILLNKANAALDKYNMHAVIANELLTRKEQVVVVTSAEKITVLRDNSEYANDVEDPLIKLLSERHTAYIEDSGR